In Candidatus Reconcilbacillus cellulovorans, the sequence ATTTGAATCTCGTCAAGGGAGCGCCGGGTGTCCGGCGTCGGTTTCTGGACATGGAGCTCGGTCAGGCGTTTCCCGTTTATTTGCGCGAACTTTCACAATACCAGCGGCTGCTTCGGCAGCGCAACCGGCTGCTTCGACAGTATGCCGGCCGGCCGGTTCCCTCCGGTCTGTTGGACGTCTTCAGCGAGCAACTCGCCGCAGTCGGGGTTAAAGTCATGCTGAAACGTCAAGGCTTTATAAAAAAGTTAAGCCGCTGGGCTTCGGATATCCACGAGCGGATGACGGGCGGAGCGGAACGGCTGGACGTCCGCTATCTGCCTTCGCTAGAGCTTGACGCAGAAGGGGACGAAGATGCGGCCTTCCGCCGATTTATGGTAAAGTTATCTCAAATGCGCGAAGAAGAATTGCGGCGGTGTGTCACGCTCGTCGGACCGCATCGCGACGACCTGGCGTTTTCCGTCAACGGCGTCGACGTGCAAGCGTTCGGTTCGCAAGGGCAGCAACGGACGGTCGCCCTATCGCTTAAGCTCGCTGAAATCGAGCTGATCGCCGAAGAAACCGGCGAGTATCCGATTTTGTTGTTGGACGACGTGCTTTCCGAACTCGACCGTTTCCGCCGGTCGAGACTGATCGAAGCGTTCCGCGGCAGGATCCAAACGTTCGTTACGGCGACGAGCCTGGAAGGGTTGGATTTCCGGTCGACGGCCGGAGCGACGCTTTACTGTGTTGAAGCAGGTCGCGTTCGGCCGGCGGCGGAGGGGGAAATTTAAGGATGTTTCTCTATCTCGGCGGCGACCGCGTGATTTCGACAGACGAACTGATCGGCATTTTCGACGTGTCGGTCGGCAAGTCCTCCCCGATTTCTGCGTCGTTTCTCGATGAGGCAGCCGCCGATAACCGCGTCGAAATTCTCGGCGGGGAACAAAGCAAATCTCTGGTCGTGACGCGGACGAAGGTCTACTATTCCCCGATTTCGGCGCATGCGTTGAAAAAGCGGGTCGAGTCGGTTTCCCGTCCGGCGCTTTAAACATCGATGCGGCGACGCGGAAAGGAGGATGGCGTGTCGGTGACGACGCGTTCGCATACCTACGACGAGCACCAGATTCAAGTACTCGAAGGGCTTGAGGCCGTCCGGAAGCGGCCCGGCATGTACATCGGATCGACGGGAAGCCGAGGCCTTCACCATCTCGTCTGGGAAATCGTCGACAACAGCATCGACGAAGCGATGGCCGGCTTTTGCGACCGAATCGACGTTACGGTGCATACCGACAACAGCGTGACGGTCGTCGACAACGGCCGCGGCATTCCCGTAGGCGAGCATCCGAAGATGAAGCGTCCGGCCGTGGAAGTCGTGCTGACGGTGCTGCATGCCGGCGGCAAGTTCGGCGGCGAAGGATATAAGATGTCCGGTGGTTTGCACGGCGTCGGTCTTTCCGCCGTCAACGCGCTGTCCGAATATTTGTCCGTGCGCGTCAAGCGCGACGGCAAGATCTTCTGGCAGGAATACCGCCGCGGCGTTCCGCAGGGTGATTTGAAGATCGTCGGCGAAAGCGCGGAAACCGGAACGGAGATTCGTTTTCGTCCGGATCCGGAAATTTTTACCGAAACAGTTGAATTCGAGTACGACGTCCTTCAGGCACGGCTGCGCGAGCTTGCGTTTCTCAACCGCGGCGTCCGCATTACGCTGACCGACGAGCGAACAGGCGTCTCGCAAAGTTTCTGTTACGAAGGCGGCATCGTCTCGTTCGTCGAGTACGTCAACCGCAACCGGCAGCCGCT encodes:
- a CDS encoding DNA replication/repair protein RecF, whose amino-acid sequence is MRLERLRLENYRNYERLDLVFDGLLHLFVGRNAQGKTNLLEAIHVLALARSHRTHADEDLVRWGSETAAVAGIVERAKGELQLELAVSRAGKKAKANGLERRKLSEYVGSFNVVLFAPEDLNLVKGAPGVRRRFLDMELGQAFPVYLRELSQYQRLLRQRNRLLRQYAGRPVPSGLLDVFSEQLAAVGVKVMLKRQGFIKKLSRWASDIHERMTGGAERLDVRYLPSLELDAEGDEDAAFRRFMVKLSQMREEELRRCVTLVGPHRDDLAFSVNGVDVQAFGSQGQQRTVALSLKLAEIELIAEETGEYPILLLDDVLSELDRFRRSRLIEAFRGRIQTFVTATSLEGLDFRSTAGATLYCVEAGRVRPAAEGEI
- a CDS encoding DUF370 domain-containing protein, which translates into the protein MFLYLGGDRVISTDELIGIFDVSVGKSSPISASFLDEAAADNRVEILGGEQSKSLVVTRTKVYYSPISAHALKKRVESVSRPAL